The genomic stretch TCATCCTCGAGGAACTCGTCAAGCAGGGCTACCAACAAGTCTTCACGCCGCACATCGGCCAGCTCGGTCTCTTCAAGACCTCCGGCCACTTTCCCTACTACCGCGACAGCCAATACCCACCGGTGATCGATCGCGAGCAGCTCGAGTCGCTCGCCTCCGAAGGCTGCACCTGCGCGCAACTCTCCAACCGCCTCGCGGCGGGCGAAGTCGAGGGCTACCTGCTCAAGCCCATGAACTGCCCGTTCCACATCAAGATCTTCGACTCCCAGCCGCACTCGTACCGCGATCTGCCGGTGCGTCTGGCCGAGTTCGGCACGGTCTACCGCTGGGAACAATCGGGCGAACTCAACGGCATGACCCGCGTCCGCGGCTTCACTCAGGACGACGCCCACCTCTTCTGCACCGAGGAACAGGTGCCCGCCGAGCTCATGGGCTGCCTTTCGCTCGTGAAGATCGTGCTCACCACGCTCGGCATGGCCGACTACCGCGTCCGCATCGGCCTGCGCGACCCCGACTCCGCGAAATACACCGGCGACCCCGCCCTCTGGGACAAGGCCGAGGCCGCCTGCCGCGCCGCCGCGCAACAGCTCGGCGTCCCCTTCTCCGAAGAAGCCGGCGAGGCCGCCTTCTACGGACCGAAGATCGACTTCGTCGTCCGCGACGTGATCGGCCGCGAGTGGCAACTCGGCACCGTCCAGGTGGACTACAACCTCCCCATCCGCTTCGACCTCTCCTACGTCGGCCCCGACAACCAGCCGCACCGCCCGGTCATGATCCACCGTGCCCCCTTCGGCTCGATGGAGCGTTTCACCGGCCTGCTCATCGAACACTTCGGCGGCGACTTCCCGCTCTGGCTCGCCCCCGAACAGGTCCGCCTGCTCCCGGTCAGCGACAAGTTCATGGGCTACGCCCGCGAAGTGGCCGAAGCGATGAAGGCCGCCGGCGTGCGGGTCGTCGTCGACTCTCACCCAGACAAACTCGGCGCCAAGATCCGCCGCGCCGAGGTCGAGAAGGTCACCTACGCGCTCGTCATCGGCGGCAAGGATCAGGACGCTCGCACCGTCTCCGTCC from Opitutales bacterium ASA1 encodes the following:
- the thrS gene encoding threonine--tRNA ligase, which encodes MLATAVLRVFPDAQLDIGPPTDTGFYYDIDLDHKLTPEDLVRIEDEMRKVAAERQPFVRSEVSREEAVRIITEFGQTRYKPGRLADIPEGETVSFYRNGAFVDLCAGTHVVDTGATGAFKLLSIAGAYHRGDEKNKQLQRIYGTAFPTQAELDAHLEQVEQARQRDHRKLGRDLKLFHIDEAVGQGLILWTPAGAIVRQELQKFILEELVKQGYQQVFTPHIGQLGLFKTSGHFPYYRDSQYPPVIDREQLESLASEGCTCAQLSNRLAAGEVEGYLLKPMNCPFHIKIFDSQPHSYRDLPVRLAEFGTVYRWEQSGELNGMTRVRGFTQDDAHLFCTEEQVPAELMGCLSLVKIVLTTLGMADYRVRIGLRDPDSAKYTGDPALWDKAEAACRAAAQQLGVPFSEEAGEAAFYGPKIDFVVRDVIGREWQLGTVQVDYNLPIRFDLSYVGPDNQPHRPVMIHRAPFGSMERFTGLLIEHFGGDFPLWLAPEQVRLLPVSDKFMGYAREVAEAMKAAGVRVVVDSHPDKLGAKIRRAEVEKVTYALVIGGKDQDARTVSVRSRFTGDEGALPLDGFVARLRGEIASRKLMLRSR